The Aythya fuligula isolate bAytFul2 chromosome 5, bAytFul2.pri, whole genome shotgun sequence sequence aaatttatttctgttctctatAACCCATTCACCCCACACAATCAAAAATTGTATTAATGAACTGTAATTTCTTGTAATCATACAAATTAGTTTCATCTTGAGTAGTTTACAGACTAACAAAACACTTGCACTGCTTGTATGAAAACATAACTGAAAGCTCAAATCATCACTTTACTAAAAATACTGCTAATTAAGTAATTTTATCTGCACCAAACAAATGCATAAAGGACTAGGGAATTGCAATGTAGCCCTATACATTCAAACACCGTGCAAATGCAATGATTCTCCGCTGATTGAGCCTAAAACCTCCAACATCTTTAGTTATACATCACATACAGCTTCTATTTGTTGATAGCATTAGATtatattttatcagtttttctcattttgttattAGAGGCAAAACTATTTTCACAGCCAGATGTCGGAAGGGACCCACACGTTCCCCGGGTCAGCAGCAGTTATCTGAGCTGCGTAAGAGCCATTTAGAACAAATCAGATTGTGCTAAGCAGCTAGCCCACAGCAGATATACAGTAGAGAAAAATACCATATGCTACCCATGGAAAAAACTATGACCAGAAGAAACAGAGCCCTTCCTTCTCAACTCACAGAGACCACAAGCAATTAAACACTGCGTTAAACgcagcattttgaaaaacaagagttgtttttcctttttttctggtctCAGAAGTGGGAATAAGGCTCAGGGCTGCCTTACAGAGACAGCTAATGTCAGAGATAATCCCATGGTTAAACAGATACGTGGTGGTAAGGAGTCAGCCGCAGGATATGCCATACGTTCAGTACAGGGGGCTAAAGCTGTCACCGCATTTCTCTGAGCCCAAGCACCCTGTCTGTACAGAAGGGACATctgttctgatattttttttattctttgataaaaaaaaaaaaaaaatccacaaaaacacaaatttaagCTTTTCAAGCCACAGACAAATTCATAGACATGACTGCTGCTAAACACAGCGGTCTGATCACAGCTAGATCCCATCAGCTACAAGTGTTATTTTCAGACACTCCTCCCGTTCTCAGCCCGAGGGCCAGGCCACCTGCCTGCCACATCTCCAAAGTTttttgccaaaaaaagaaagccacagCCAAGCCGAGAGGCGCACAAAGCCATCACCTGGCCGAGGGCAGAGGGGAACCACCCCCCGGCGGCGGGCAGAGCTCGGCTCCCCGCTGTCCCAGCGGCGGGCTGGCcgcacacacacagctccacACCACCGCGAAACGCCGCGGTTTGGCTCGGGAGAGgctctttggaaagaaaagagggagaaaaaaataataaaaaaaaaaaaaaatcagcgcTGGGCGGCAGAGACCGAAAGGAGGGCGCGGGTGCCCCGCACACACAGGTGGCGAAGGGGCACGGGGCGATGGGCTTCACTCTGCCGAGCCGGGACACCCCtataaaaacatcttccttCCCCAAATCTTCTCTCCCCAAATCCTCCTTCCCCAAATCTTCCCTCCCCAAACCTCCCCGCACAGCGAGCCACCTTCCCCCGCcgtgcccccccacccccaccccccgaGGCCCGCACCCCCTCTCCGCAGCCCCTCGGGCGCCCACCGCCGCCCTGCCGGCCCCGCTCACCTCGTCAGGAGCCGGGGGCGGCCATGGCTGCtcggggcggggagcggggagggagccGCGGCGCTGCCCAGGCCCCGAGGcaccggcggcggcggcccccggCTGCCTGCGGCgctcggcggggccggggctgggcggGGCCGGACGTGAGCGCACTTCCGCGGGGCGCCGCCATGGCCGGTGAGTGCCGCCGCCATGGCCCCGGCCCCTGAGGGGGGGGGTGCTCGCCTCAGCCCCTCCGAGAGGCTGCAGGGCACCGAGGGGTGGTGAGGGTCTGGTGCTTCCTGATATAGGGGAATAAAATGTCTGTGTCTTGTCTCCCAGCTCGCTGGCGTGTTGTTTTCAGTCGGGGATGGGGGTTGAGGAGGGTGCCTCGGTTGTGTCGCTGGGAGAAGCGGGTGACAGCAGTGTCTTGTGTGGGGGGGCTTAATGTGTGTGGCAGCCTTCAAATGGTCCTGTACACACAGTACCAAGAGCTGGGTGTGCAGCCCCCACACTGTGTGGGGCAGGGGGTTGATGCTCGTGAGCAGAGTAGCTGTGTGGTACATCTCAAATCTAGACACAGCTGCATCAGCTACTGGTGTGTACATCTCAAAATCTGGGCTTTGTGGTCTGTGATAAAGCACCCGCTGTCTTCGGTGGGACCAGAATTTCTCCCTGACACTTATAGATCATATATAGGTGTACCGAATTAATTCACATGTTCATGGCAGGAACCTTGCATGCACGTAGTCATCGTTACCGTGACTATTTTTTGTAATACCTTGAGTCAACATGCTTAAGAAAATAAGCTTATAACATGTTGACATATGACCACTACAGCAATCAGTACTACAAAACCATTACAGTCCGTGTTACAACATCACATCTCAGAACAGGGttactttttttaatagtatGATTATCTTGTAGCAGAACTGGTAGGTAAGGAATTAGATTTCATCATTGAACTTCTGATTGCTATAGTTCAATCTATAATAAATTCTATTTTACTTTAATCTATATTCAGCAgtaaagcaaggaaaacatttatacatgcacctgcagggcagcacacagatttgtttctgtatgttttaaatggcttgaatcttttttttctcctcatgcaGCAAAGAGTCCTGCTGACAGTACCCCAAGAAGACCTGTTTTATCTGTCAGTGCAAGGAAAATTAAAGATAATGCAGCAGACTGGCACAATTTAATGATGAAATGGGAGAGACTGAATGATAATGGATTTACTACTGCAAACAAAATAGTCAACATGAAGATCAGTGAGCAGTAAGTATGCTAATACCATAGACAAGTAAAGTCAGCGTAAGGATTGCCTTCATTGAGAAActaatctgttttcttcagaagaaagattttttgtaGACTGGGGAAAGAACAAGTCAGAGTGGATTAGCTGGCTCTTAGATCAAACTAAGCCGTTGCACTTTTTGGTTACATAAACTGTTTACATTCAAATAAGGTATACATGTTtcataaagattaaaataatctcACAATGTAGTGGTATTtgcaagaaatagaaaatatttattatacataGTCAAGCATGAGggctatttaaaatatttacgTAATGTACAAATTGATGCCCACGCTGAAAGTTGCAAGAGAGATGTAAGAGAGCTCTCTTGTATATTTACACTGATGCCAATATTACCAAATATCATTGAAGCAAGAGTTCAGCAGAATTTAAGGAAGAATCAGTGATTTATataggccaaaaaaaaagttataacaGTGGCGatttaaaactaataataataaaaaacaaaacacagtaactTTAGTAGAGCTCTGTCTTCATGCAGTGAAGACAAACCCATAACAAACAGGATTTTGAGAAGAAGCTTCTGAAGAGTCCTGACAGTTGAACAGGGATCGTTTGACAGGGTTCTGACAGACAATCTCAAAAGTATTTTGCTGAAATGGTGTCAGatgttgctttctctttctagAAGCTCCATCTCTGTCAAAGTTTACAGCTTCTGTGAGGAAGGTCAGCAAGACCATACAAGATATGTACCTGCAAACTAGCTGCTCCTGGTTCATGTTAAATGTCTTAACTTAAACTGTGAGTGAAAGTGACTTTGAAAGTGACTAGCCGAAGCCTTGACAAGCATTCCTCCTTGTCCATTATGAGAGGATGGATAACTTCCAACACAGGGGCAATGTACAGTGGGAAGAGGTGTTATCTTAACATTTGCAACTGTTTTTTTGAGCACATGCTGTAAAGTAGAATAATTCTATGTTCCTCTGAAGGTTGTGATACCTCAATTGCTCACATGGCCAGCTGTATCATTTACTATTTTATGTTGGAATTCTCATGAACAGCCTGTGAGAAATTTTGTGTCATCAGACCACATGGATTTTAAATCTACCCATCTTGAGTACACCTGTGTGAAGTTGCTCACCCTGCCTTATGTTTCTATTTAGATTTCAAGATAACAAACTGGAGATAGCATGCGATAACAGTGGTATGGAATCTGAAAAGCCAGCTCCAAAATACAATGAAGAATTGGACAAATGCTGTGCAGAGCTACTAGAGACCTTAAAGCATATGGTAATactattttttcagtctttgtaCGAATCATTTCCAAGTCTTTTCAAATATGACATAAGAAAATGACCTCATATATTTGttgtaaacagaaaaattggGATTTTTATTCATAATTCTTTGGCTTCAGACCTGAGTGATTATAATTCCAGTGGACTCCATTTATTTGCTTGATAAAGTTTTTACATCTGCCTTCTGCTTATAATTCTACTCCTCCCTTATAATGTGGTTTGTAATGAGATCTGAAAAGTAATACAAAAGTCCATTCTAAAACTGCACCTGGTGTCTTCTTTCTCATCCTGAATATACTCTTTGtttagaagaaagcaaacaacttAAAGCACACAGCAGTGTTTTATCTACCGTGATATCCATTGCAGCCATCTCTGATTAGACAATGCAATTACATTTTTAGTCTGCCTACCGGCATTTTCTGTGCAGAACTTTTTCTTTATGGAGTAGAGTAAGATAATTACTATGCAACCCACCTTCTTTCTGTATAAATTGTCAGGAATTAATGTCACctttaattttgaaaggaaattaaaggaaTTTCTTTGCCCTATaccaaaatgtaaattttttagtaaaaatgacttttataGCCTTTAGCCATTGTGGAGGCCCATTAAAAAGACAATAGGTATGCTTTTTATACAGACAGGATACCAGACCAGTGTTTAGAATAAGCAGGAAAGCAGCTAGATTTTCCTAAGATTTTGCTCCGTGGGAAAAAGCAACAGTAAtttgtggttttccttttttttttcttttttcccttgagaTAGTTTGTATTCAGATGAGCAAGGGTGTTGATGCAGCTTTTTATTACTCTTGAGTAACAGGAGTCTAAGCAGCCTATACTACATGGGATATTACGCATAGCTACTACagacactttatttttcatttcttttgacCCTGGTAAGCTGGTAAGCTTACAGATTTACAGCAACATCTGTATCTTAGCTTCTTGACTTAAAGATAGTGAATGTGAGTTCAATTTTGTTATAAATATCCGTCCCCTTAGGTAATGTACAAAGACAGGTGGACATGAAAGCGGTGGACAGGATGACCTGTTTTTCACAGCAAGCTGTTCAATCAGCCTAGATATATTGCTAGTCATATCTTGAACTGCTTTTCACACCTACAGCTGATCTTTTGAAATCAAATTTAAGTCACATTGACATGGTAATGTAAAAAAACATGTGTTTGTAGGGCTTGTGCCAAACTTGTTCATAGACAGTCTGATGTTTTTCCACAGTTctaatttacaggaaaaaatccAAAGAGATATAAAAAAGTGAGAGAGGGAGCtttaatatatttctgcatGGGGGTAAAGCAAAAGAATTATGCAAAGTCAGAATCACCAATTCATATCTGGAGTGTTTGAAATTTTAGGGTATCTTATATTAAATTTGTATATAAATTCCAGCTTTGATTCCCATCTGgagttaaaaaaagaattagaaatgtTAAGACTAAGTAAATTCCTCAGAAAGAGTATTTAAAAAGATGTTCAAGTTTATAGCAGTCTAATGTTCCTGAGATGTTCATTAGCATTACACATTCatcattttcagacaaaaatacagctgaaaatggaaaagctcTCTTCAACTACTAAAGGAATCTGTGACTTGGAAACATTCCACCACAGAGCTGGGAATTGCCCAGCACCCCTATTTCACACATGGCCCACACCGTACTTCTGTAAGTAAAATATTGATCATCTTAGATAAATGCATTGTGTTGTTGATGTCATCTAAtttagaactgaaaaataaaccctTTTATCTGGATGTCTTCCCTTGGAGAGAGGGAGTGTGAATCAGTCTCCTTTATAATTGACTAATCAATAAACACATGAGTGCACCACTTGGTTTAGGATTACTGCTGATGACTGCTTGTATGAATTGCCAAGCATTGTCTGGCATGCAACAATTGCAGCATAAAACTAAGCTTGTCAGCAGCTTACAATGTCCAAGCTGCAACAGCCACATCCTTTGTAGAGAGGGACATATTTGCAGCTTGGTAGTGTTAAGCTGCAGGCTACTGAATGACACTGAAATGGAATCCTTGAATGCAGAGAACAAGATACACCTCAGTTAATTCACAGGCAGCCGAAGGGAAATAGCTCTGATCACAGTGTCACTTGAGACAAGTAAGGAAATGTTCAGTTACTGTTAATATCAGTCCTTTTTACATTCACTAAAAGGTACTGCCTCCCAACTGCTATTGCTACAGTTCTAAAAAATTCAAGAGGAGCCTGACTACATGCAAACCAGCAGACTTCTCTGTGAAGTCATGACAGTCGTGCCTTTGTGAAGCCCTGCTTCTTATTTCATTACCACAAGCTATCAGAAATCTTACATATTAGTTTCTGTCAGCTCAAAAGGGTAAGAATGACAAAGACAACTGCTGTCAAAACACCCATTGTGACTGAATCATTTAGTGATGCTCTCTACTTTGTGAAAGACTAATTCCTCCTGAAAATAGTGGTAGTTCAGGCTAAGCTGGAAACAAAGATCGGTCtctcttaaaaattattttgtgaggTTACTTTTTAGAAAGTCAAAcaattaaagagataattatATAAAAGTACTTCAAACTCCCTACTGATACTACTAACATAACTAGTAAAAATACTAGTTTTTACATTGTGCACTTCAGGctttttctgttgatttgtTTTACCATTATTCTTCACTATTGGTATGACTTATTGGTGATCACGTGTTGGTAAAGGGCCTGACATCAAGTGAGgacataaaatcatagaaccacTCAGCAGTGACTCTATAATGTGAAGCTTGTCTTCCGAGATAGCATTGCAAAATTTTACAATcaaatttcagttatttaaaaggaaagatgtaGTAACTGCTAGTTTTACAGTGGGTCCTGAGAATCAATACGACTGCTTATTCtagaattaaaatgcaattcATATCAAAATCACAAGTGTTTAAAAGTATAgccaaaaactgaaaaatgaggaaaatgtttaGCATTTTATATTCaggaataaaaacattatacAAACCAGGATGAATAAATATGGGGAACAGCTTTTGTAAAGGTAGAGTTCTTTTAATGATCAACATAGTACAGGCGTAATTCAGTGTTTAGGGAACTGCTGATTTGTTATGGTCATTGTGCTTGGtttttctattcatttcagATGAGGTT is a genomic window containing:
- the CINP gene encoding cyclin-dependent kinase 2-interacting protein, with product MAAKSPADSTPRRPVLSVSARKIKDNAADWHNLMMKWERLNDNGFTTANKIVNMKISEQFQDNKLEIACDNSGMESEKPAPKYNEELDKCCAELLETLKHMTKIQLKMEKLSSTTKGICDLETFHHRAGNCPAPLFHTWPTPYFYEVSLKLSEMYKKELQLKKTIVEEIAHSADQDLMMVYLSSWLYQPYIDNSSKLLLEAMLLETGHRQC